GAGGAGACTGAACCCCAACCATGTTTGGGATTCCCAGCTAATTTGTCCCTTCCTCCCGTGGGGGAGGGAGTTGAGAATACGGAACCCCAACCGTGTTTGGGATTTCCAGCCAATTTGTCCCCTCTCCCCGCGGAAGAGGGTTAGGGAGAGGGCGGTAAGCCGCAGGCTTACATTCAGGTTTCGCAAAAAATCTTCTGAAAGGTCGCTCCAACAGGAGAACGCACATTCTGAAGCCGTTGCGGCAAATTTTATAGTGGATTAACTTTAAAACAGTACGGCGTTGCCTCGCCTTAGCTCAAAGAGAACGATTCTCTAAGGTGCTGAAGCACCAAGTGAATGGTTCCGTACTATCTGTACTGTCTGCGGCTTCGTCGCCTTGTCCTGATTTAAATTTAATCCATTATATTTATGTGTAAGATAAACAAAAGGTCGTCTGAAAACCAAAATTCAGGTTTTCAGACGACCTTTTTACTTCCTTAACAACTTTACCTGACGCGCTTTACCTGCCCGACTGTGTCCACACGTTTTGCAGGTAGGCGTAGGTCAGCTCGGCGGTGCCGGAGACCAGCGCGATGTCGCTGCCCAAGTCTTCGGCTTTGCCCACGCCGATGGGCAAGGCGCCGGAGGCTTTGATGGCGGCGACGCCGGCGGCGGCGTCTTCGATGCCGATGCATTGGCGGATGTCTGCGCCCACGCCCTCGGCAGCGGCGAGGAAGATGTCGGGGGCGGGTTTGGAATGCGCGACGGCGGCAGGGTCGGCGACGGCGTCGAAGAAGTGGGTTAGCCCCATGCGTTCCAGTAGAAACGGACCGTTTTTACTGGCGGACGCGAGGGCGATTTTTTTGCCGTTTGCCCTCAATGCTTCCAGCAGCGGCAAAATGCCGGGGTACACGTCTTCGGGTTTGACTGCCTGAATCATCTCCAAGTAGTTGTCGTTTTTGCGGCGGGTCAATTCGGCGAACTCGGCTTCGCCGACGGTTTTGCCGCCGTGCGCGAGGATGCGTTTGAGCGAATCGTCGCGCGACACGCCTTTGAGCTGCTCGTTAAACTTGCGGTCGATGCTGATACCCAGTTCTTCGGCGAGCTTTTTCCATGCGCGGTAGTGGTATTCGGCGGTGTCGGTGATGACGCCGTCGAGGTCAAAGAGGACTGCGGTGAAAGTCATTTTGCGCCCTCCTTATTTTTCCAACGCGGCGGTATGGCTGCCGTTGAGCGTGATGTCTTTGCCGTACACCTGCAATTCGAGCGGCTCGCCTTTGAGCAGGGTGAAGACGACGTTTTCTTTGCCGACGGCGACTTTAATCAGACGGCCGCGGTAGTTAATATGGAAGGCGTAGCCTGTCCACGCACTCGGCAGGAACGGTGCGAAGCTGAGTTTGCCGCCCCAGGTTTTCATTTGGGCGAAACCTTGGACAATGGCGAGCCACGAGCCGGTCATGGAGGTGATGTGCAGGCCGTCTTCGGTGTCGTTGTTGTAGTTGTCCAAGTCCAGGCGGGCAGTGCGCTGGTACATTTCCACGGCTTTTTCTTCTTTGCCCAGTTCGGCGGCAAGGATGGCGTGGATACACGGCGACAGCGAGCTTTCATGCACGGTCATCGGTTCGTAGAAGTCGAAGTTGCGGCGTTTTTCGTCGATATTGAAACGGTCGCCGAAGAAATAGATGCCTTGCAATACGTCCGCCTGTTTGATGAAGGGCGAACGCAGGATTTTGTCCCACGACCATTTCTGGTTGAGCGGCAAATCGTCGGGCGAAAGCGCGGACACAGGGCGGATGTCTTTGTCGAGGAAGCCGTCGTGCTGCACAAATACGCCGAGTTCTTCGTCATACGGACGGTACATATTCGCGCTGATGTCCGCCCATTTTTCCAGCTCGGCGGCGCTCACGTTCAAATCCGGACGCGGGTATTTCGCCAAGGCTTCGCGGGTGTAGTCCAATACCCATGCGGCGAGGGTGTTGGTGTACCAGTTGTTGTTGATGTTGTTTTCG
The DNA window shown above is from Neisseria sicca and carries:
- the pgmB gene encoding beta-phosphoglucomutase, producing MTFTAVLFDLDGVITDTAEYHYRAWKKLAEELGISIDRKFNEQLKGVSRDDSLKRILAHGGKTVGEAEFAELTRRKNDNYLEMIQAVKPEDVYPGILPLLEALRANGKKIALASASKNGPFLLERMGLTHFFDAVADPAAVAHSKPAPDIFLAAAEGVGADIRQCIGIEDAAAGVAAIKASGALPIGVGKAEDLGSDIALVSGTAELTYAYLQNVWTQSGR